One segment of Bacillus horti DNA contains the following:
- a CDS encoding NfeD family protein produces the protein MTNSWYDFIFTPAGGFIVVFIGALFLFGEVLVKGRYVFGFIGLAAMVLYFSAHIQEGVAMWMGITFLIGMVLLILDGNFIGDGTVGGVGLLLMVVSLALPSPTIIYGVFVVAAFIIGAVCALLFPKFFPRRDMWSKLMLKDTLSSESGYNSLNESYRSLVGKEGVAATDFRPTGTIKIDEVIYSGVSEGRWIKKGAKLVVREVSGTRILVEPIESEEEEDISF, from the coding sequence ATGACCAACTCTTGGTATGACTTTATTTTTACCCCTGCGGGTGGATTTATTGTTGTGTTTATTGGTGCATTATTTCTTTTTGGAGAGGTTTTAGTTAAAGGAAGATATGTATTTGGGTTTATCGGTTTAGCAGCCATGGTTCTTTATTTCTCAGCACATATTCAAGAAGGCGTAGCCATGTGGATGGGTATTACCTTTTTAATAGGTATGGTACTACTTATTCTTGATGGAAACTTTATTGGGGATGGGACTGTTGGAGGAGTAGGACTGCTATTAATGGTTGTTTCCCTAGCTTTACCTTCACCTACAATTATTTATGGAGTCTTTGTTGTAGCTGCCTTTATTATTGGGGCTGTTTGTGCATTGCTGTTCCCTAAATTTTTCCCTCGAAGAGACATGTGGTCTAAACTCATGCTAAAGGATACCCTTTCAAGTGAAAGTGGGTATAATTCCCTTAATGAAAGCTATCGAAGCTTGGTAGGCAAAGAGGGAGTAGCTGCTACAGATTTTAGACCCACAGGAACGATTAAAATTGACGAAGTGATTTATAGTGGGGTTTCTGAGGGACGTTGGATTAAAAAAGGCGCTAAATTAGTTGTAAGAGAGGTATCTGGAACAAGGATTTTAGTCGAGCCGATTGAGAGTGAAGAAGAGGAAGACATATCTTTTTAA
- a CDS encoding superoxide dismutase: MAKHELPALPYANDVLEPHFDALTMEIHHDRHHATYVNNLNAALEGHADLQGKSIEDLITNLDAVPEAIRGAVRNNGGGHANHTLFWEILSPNGGGEPTGEVGEAITKKFGSYDNFKEEFTKAGLTRFGSGWAWLVVNNGELEITSTPNQDSPLSEGKTPILGADVWEHAYYLKYQNKRPDYLAAFFNVINWDEVNKRYAAAR; the protein is encoded by the coding sequence ATGGCTAAACACGAATTACCAGCACTACCTTATGCAAATGACGTTTTAGAACCTCATTTTGATGCTCTTACAATGGAGATTCATCATGACCGTCACCATGCAACTTATGTAAACAATCTAAATGCAGCACTAGAAGGACATGCTGATTTGCAAGGAAAATCTATCGAAGATCTAATTACAAATTTAGATGCTGTTCCTGAAGCGATTCGCGGAGCCGTGCGTAATAATGGTGGCGGGCACGCTAACCATACTCTTTTCTGGGAAATCCTTAGTCCAAACGGTGGCGGAGAGCCAACTGGAGAAGTTGGAGAAGCAATTACCAAGAAATTTGGTAGCTACGATAACTTCAAGGAAGAGTTTACTAAAGCAGGATTAACTCGTTTTGGTAGTGGTTGGGCTTGGTTAGTAGTTAACAATGGTGAGCTTGAAATCACAAGCACTCCAAATCAAGATAGCCCATTATCAGAAGGAAAAACTCCTATTCTTGGAGCAGATGTTTGGGAGCATGCTTACTACTTGAAGTACCAAAACAAACGTCCTGATTACTTAGCTGCTTTCTTTAATGTAATCAACTGGGATGAAGTTAACAAACGCTACGCAGCAGCTCGCTAA
- a CDS encoding ABC transporter ATP-binding protein: protein MIHLDNVTLVRNGKKILNELNWRVRAGEHWAVLGLNGAGKTALLNLINGYVYPSAGSVKVLGHTFGTYPIAEIRKRIGWVSSSLQERLHKEDSVEEVVVSGKFASIGLYDRITEEDIEKATQLICQLGCEHLLNRSYRHLSQGEKQRILIARGLMASPSLLILDEPCTGLDFLAREQLLTSIERISESDQAPTILYVTHHIEEILPIFTKTLLLREGEIISASNTEDVLNSTSLSDFFGVAIEMEIARGRSWMYLKS from the coding sequence ATGATTCATTTAGATAATGTCACTCTAGTAAGGAACGGTAAGAAGATATTAAATGAACTGAATTGGAGAGTGAGAGCTGGAGAGCATTGGGCTGTATTAGGGTTAAATGGTGCTGGTAAAACAGCGTTATTAAATTTGATCAATGGCTATGTTTATCCAAGTGCAGGGTCTGTGAAAGTTCTTGGTCACACATTCGGTACATATCCTATAGCTGAAATTAGGAAACGTATCGGCTGGGTCAGTTCTTCACTCCAAGAAAGATTACACAAAGAGGATTCTGTTGAAGAGGTTGTGGTCAGTGGTAAATTTGCTTCAATTGGGCTTTATGATCGGATTACAGAGGAGGATATAGAAAAAGCAACACAGCTAATTTGTCAACTGGGCTGTGAGCATCTTTTAAATAGAAGCTATCGTCATCTTTCACAGGGTGAAAAGCAGCGAATTCTGATTGCCAGAGGGTTGATGGCTTCACCAAGTCTACTAATACTGGACGAGCCTTGTACAGGTTTAGATTTTTTAGCCCGTGAACAACTCCTTACCTCAATTGAAAGGATAAGCGAATCAGATCAAGCCCCTACCATCCTATATGTCACCCATCATATTGAAGAGATTTTGCCAATTTTCACAAAAACACTCCTTCTACGTGAGGGTGAAATTATATCAGCTTCGAATACGGAGGACGTATTAAATTCTACTTCTTTATCTGATTTCTTTGGAGTTGCTATTGAGATGGAGATAGCTAGAGGTAGGTCTTGGATGTATCTTAAAAGCTAA
- a CDS encoding MFS transporter: MMYDKLHENKLHKHKLYKISRLFLGDVELHKDLTLLLIIGGLYALSSALSNTFVNLYIWKQKSDYLTIALYNLSTVIAHPIVFALAGKWAKKIDRVIVLRLGVFFLSVFYLVVLLLGTGATKFVLLLGAVQGIGFGFYWLAFNVLTFEITEPETRDIFNGFFGLLGSLAGMIGPFLAGWIITTMKGFKGYTLIFSISLGLFVLAVIMSFFLNRRKAEGSYELFKVLTWRKISSSWKRVLLANVALGLREGSFVFLITIWIFIAAGTEMALGTYSLVTSAIAFIFYFIAGRFIKTHRRKVFILIGAIILSCAIWFIAFDVTYSKLLVYGITISIAYPLMLVPFVSMSYDVIGQAKNAAEWRIEYVVGKELFLNAGRLLSILIFIAVVLLFDVEKALPYYILFIGNTQLFIYLFARGVFHK; the protein is encoded by the coding sequence ATGATGTACGACAAACTCCATGAAAACAAACTACATAAACATAAGCTGTATAAAATCAGTCGACTATTTTTAGGGGATGTTGAGCTACATAAGGATCTCACGCTTTTGCTGATTATAGGTGGACTTTATGCTCTTAGTAGCGCTCTTTCCAATACGTTTGTTAATTTATATATATGGAAACAAAAGAGCGACTATCTGACCATTGCTCTATACAATCTTTCCACCGTAATTGCTCACCCCATTGTGTTTGCTTTAGCAGGAAAATGGGCTAAAAAAATTGATCGGGTAATTGTATTAAGACTAGGTGTCTTTTTTTTGTCTGTTTTTTATTTGGTTGTTTTGTTGCTTGGAACAGGGGCAACAAAGTTTGTGCTCTTGCTAGGGGCTGTGCAGGGGATTGGTTTTGGTTTTTATTGGCTCGCATTTAATGTTTTAACCTTTGAGATTACGGAGCCAGAAACTCGAGATATTTTTAATGGATTTTTTGGCTTACTTGGTTCTTTGGCTGGTATGATTGGTCCTTTTTTAGCTGGATGGATTATTACAACGATGAAGGGCTTTAAGGGATACACTCTTATTTTCTCAATTTCTCTTGGTTTGTTTGTTTTAGCTGTAATCATGAGTTTTTTTCTAAACAGACGGAAAGCAGAAGGGAGCTACGAGTTATTTAAGGTTTTAACTTGGAGGAAGATATCCTCATCCTGGAAAAGGGTACTTCTTGCAAATGTGGCACTTGGCTTGCGTGAAGGTTCTTTTGTTTTTCTAATTACGATTTGGATATTTATTGCTGCTGGAACTGAAATGGCTTTAGGTACGTATAGCTTAGTGACGTCAGCTATCGCTTTTATTTTTTATTTTATAGCCGGCCGATTTATAAAAACACATCGCAGGAAGGTTTTCATTTTAATTGGTGCTATTATTCTGAGCTGTGCGATTTGGTTCATTGCTTTTGATGTAACGTACTCCAAGCTGTTGGTTTATGGGATTACAATATCAATCGCCTACCCGTTGATGCTTGTTCCTTTTGTATCAATGAGCTACGATGTCATTGGTCAGGCAAAAAATGCAGCAGAATGGCGAATAGAATATGTGGTCGGCAAAGAGCTGTTCTTAAACGCAGGGAGGCTGCTAAGCATTTTAATCTTTATTGCTGTTGTCTTGTTATTTGATGTGGAAAAAGCACTCCCTTACTATATTTTGTTTATCGGGAATACACAGCTGTTCATTTATTTATTTGCTCGAGGAGTTTTTCACAAATAA